cgaacctgggtgcacgaatggcaaaacgtcattttttcagatgaatccaagttctgtttacagcatcatgatgatcgcatccgtgtttggcgatattgcggtgaacgcacattgaaagcgtgtattcgtcatcgccatactggcgtatcacccggcgtgatggtttggggtgccattggttacacgtctcggtcacctctttttcgcattgacggcactttgaacagtggacgttacttttcagatgtgttacgacccatggctctacccttcattcgatccctgcgaaaccctacatttcagcaggataacgcacgaccggatgttgcaggtcctgtacgggcctttctggatacagaaaatgttcgactgctgccctggccagcacattctccagatctctcaccaactgaaaacgtttggtcaatggtggccgaccaactggctcgtcacaatacgccagtcatactcttgatgaactgtggtatcgtgttgaagctgcataggcagctgtacctgtacacgccatccaagcactgtttgactcaatgcccaggcgtatcaatgccgttattacggccagaggtggttgttctgggtactgatttctcaggatctgtgcacccaaattgcgtgaatatgtaattacatgtcagttctagtataatatatttgtccaatgaatacccgtttatcatctgcatttcttcttggtgtagaaattttaatggccagtagtgtgcattccactgtacatcaccagctatcctcgAACGCATTCAACGACATGGTGCGTTACGCGTGGTTCGCTGCTGGAAGGTTCGATGACAGAAGctgttttcagaatgtcaatcaagtTTGTTTATCTATGGGGACATTAAAAAAAACCATGTCACTGCAAAAAGGTAGCGTTTATAATGTGCACAAGATGCGgtcaaaattattgcttccccTGTTTCTTTGATGAATATCACCGCGGTACATGTAATTGATCAGTTGCAAAAGAATGCAAGTATAGATTTATATACACGACGTTCCCTTGTAAGCGTTAACTACAATCCCTTTTTAACTGATTGCAGTCTCGCATTTCATCCTACGCCTATACTTTTTGTgcttatataaattaataaaagaatctATATGATGTTGCGGTTAATTGTGATGTCAGCAGTGTACGCATTGACAAGGAGCACAAAAGTATTTGCCACCGGGCGTAGTCGAACGTGCGTCCCTTTCAATGCGAATCCTATCTcttaccgttttttttttctttataataaACTTTACTTCTCTCTCTTTACAATGTCTTTTCCATGCGCATCAAATATATAAAAGTGCATTAAAGCAAATAGTTTACCAGCAATGTCCGTAAGTCAAATGTTTCAATTAAGTACTTATATTCGACATCACAGGAATTCCTTAAAATTCAGTATAATACTATTATACAGTCAGAGTATGTCATGTTTGGCAAGTAATTATGGATTTTTTACCgagcaaaagaaaaataattttatcacATACTTTTCATATGATAACAAATTAATACAGAtacacacatttcacatataaaatttattaccaATAATATAACCTGAATGGATCTCTAAGCAACACATGAAGTTTCAAAAAATAGACAATTTGCAATGCCTCCACCAAATGCATTATAAATGTAAACTGTATAAAATACTGTTATGACTCAGGCACATGTGACCCATAAGGCATCAGTAGTAATCTGGCACAGGTGCACATGCAGTCTTCACAAAGTCCTGGTACTTGCTTCTCTAAAAATCTGTTCCACTTCTTTCCCACTGATTCTTTCACACCAATTAAGCAGCATATGCTTCAATTGCCGAGCTGGTAACACACCTTTCTTTCCAGGATCATCTGCTTGAAATGCTGCCAATACTTCATCTGGTAAAATTTCAGTCCGGCTGTGGGTATGCATCACTTCAAGGAACTCTGCAAACGACATCTTTGCACCTTTCTCTTTCATATACTTTTTATGCTCGTGAATCGTTGGGCTCATATTCAGCGAGGTCATTATAGTAGTTAACTCATCCAAAGTACGAATCTGTCCACTTTGTGCGAACAGGTAGAAGCATTCACGAAATTCATCTATATCCTGCTCCAGGAAATATAGAGCCATATGCTATTAACAGCTGTTTCAAACAATACGCCAACAAACGTCAAATGGCGACTATTCAGATAAACGGATCTTATATAGCTTACAAACTTTCCACACGTAACATTGTAAGTGTTCTAAAATAGTGGTGAATAAAACATGTCCTTGCACATATCGTCAGATTACTGCGTCACAAACCGCAATGTGAGCCAAAAACCGCTTCCTCAATTCCACTTGGGGCACTTTCTTGTGTCACCACGCCCTACATGCACCATAAATTTGAACGACTTCGGCGATGACCATTATCGTTCCCTCCTTTTAAGGTAACTGAGTAGTTGCTTTACGTGCATGGAAGATTGGTTCGTGGTTTTGCATTGAGCGAGGTATTGCCACTAGAGTTTTCAAAGTGGAACTTTCCTTTGATCATGCAGCGTGTGCTGTCCAAAAATTCAGAAAGATCTTTTCCGGAATTATTTAATACTTGCACTCTATCGGGATCATTAATGTCAGCTTTTTGCAGAATTATCATTGCTTGCAGAATTATTGTGGTGAGTGACCATTCATTTACGAAATGACGATGGACGCGTTTGCTCAGACCTGAGGAGgcagaatttttctttgctgtttaaCTTCGGGACCTAAAACGGTGAGAGGCGAGTAGGTTTTGGTTTGTATTTTTAATTTGCTATCGTCGTTGTTTGGCGATGCGCTTTCGTCCACAGCTGACGATAACCTGCTATAAgaggaaaaaaattaagtaaaacttTGGTTGGTGGAAAATTATGACAGAGATCTTGACGCTTTATTTTGGAGCAAAATAGAATTTGCCATTAATTAATCtagaatcaaaaagaaaaaaagaatgaaagagaacatGTCTTAAAATAACGTAAATAaggcaaagatattaatatttttctgttagCTGTATTACAGAACAACAGTTCAGGGATGCTATTTACTTGTATTATgcgtggaggtaaaaaaagaataGAGTGTCATTACGTGACAGACTTGAAGCCGACATCCGCCCTCTAAAGTGTCCCAAAACATTGGGTTCGCCGCATTCATGGTTCACGGTGGTGATACATCcacgtgacgtcactctgacgggCCCGTGTCCGGCTCCTACAGTGTTGGGTGCTTATGTTGTGTGGAGACAtggttgtttcatcaaaaatgccagccTGCACTTTAGGGGGTTACATTTCATTCGTCAGCGGAGCTGTTCaagcaatatttctttttcacacaTGAATTACGGTTGCACTGTTCACTTTTATTGTAGtggtttcatttctgtcatttgactttagatttgcctTACTTTACTCAGTGCTCGTTCCTTCTCTTCTTTGGTGTGTTTTACAAAGGCTTGCAAATCGCAAAACCTCCAACATCCGAGCCACGCTGTATCAACGGTCCCGTCATCGCACAGTACATGGCGACGTATACGCTCTGACTGTTGGGATAGCATCTCATGGCCTAAATTCCTCTCGTCGATAATAATTCATTGTTCAATTTTCCTCCTCCTTTAGAAAATATGATAGTAGAACAGCCGGAGGCAGTGGTCACATGCATATGAGTTTTGTACTAGTATCTAtgatagtggttagcacactgtactcgcattcgggaggacgacggttcaatcccgtctccggccatcctgatttaggttttccgtgatttccctaaatcgtttcaggcaaatgccggtatggttcctttgaaaggacacggccgatttccttcccaatccttccctaaccggagcctgcgctccgtctctaatgacctcgttgtcgacgggacgttaaacactaaccaccatcaccaccatctatgattgtatgaatgtgtatgtgtgtttcgCTTCCTTCTTAAAGAAGGTTTTGGCTGAAAATTCTTTGAGATTTCTTTTCGTCGTGCTTGCCTGCTGCTAGGCGCATGAATAGCAATCTATTCGCTTCACAGTATTCTTATTCCCCcacgaaatttgttgtaaataatccgttGCACTTCAACAGGAATaatgatgtatataattacaataccagaagaaaaaattacattcattatctccacattaaggctgtctgtagcacaaacagggaTTCACAATGCTTCAACCTAAAGTTCTGAACACATACACATTGGCAGAAAATGCCTGTCAGGcagcaaattaaaatttaaaatgacgCTGAAAAGGTTTCTCTTTGACAATTACTCCTACGCCGGAgaatgtgtaaatggtgatgggtaggaattccTAACATCTGTCTGTcattaattaaaaaaccagaaaaacCAATAAAACTAACTAACCACTGGTATATCACAAAATATGGTACAGGCTTATATACTTTGAGAACCTCAAAATTAAGTAAAACGAAACAGATAAAGTACACGTAAATTCTAATTGTCCTAAGTTTTGTTACTTCcgaaaaactgacagagttactgCGGGAAATATCCTGGAAAAAAAAGCAAACAGGCTACTATTGGAAACATAGGTCTACATCTTACACATGTTTGGCTATCATTATTAAAAAGAATTACTTACATATATGTTAAAGCAAAAAGTCCATTTTATGTGGTATTAAGGGTGTGAGGccattcccttaatcacatttaCAGCATCCTGCAGTGATGAAAGATGTTTAAACAATTGCATCGTTTTTTCACTCTGTAAATTGCTATTATAGAccacacactgaatgacgcatcataggtaagATTTTAGAGTGATAAGATGTGTTAATTACAGTGAGACTAATGCACGGACAATCTAgtaaaacaagaactctattctgcatggaggtatacctctatgcagttctgtttctttgtcaTTTCAATACTCTTTCACTTTCTTGACATGCACAGGATGCCTtgtttctttcctcattgcacacgtgTATGGGCTAATAAAAGAAAATGTAGGTAAGTTTCTTGCAcgcgtgaacattaaaaatgttgcgcTTACtagctgaaagctgaaaatgtgccgtacaagaagcagtaccagtaagcaaacaagcgtTGGTTTCGGAATTTCAGCCCCATTTGCTGTCCATACAAACATAATAAAAGTGTAATAAAATGcattacgaaagcatccttttcacatcaCATCCTTCTCTTCTTGGCCATTCGAAATATATCAACAAGAAGAAGGcacattaacgaggccaaatgtgtcgcACTACTAGAGCAAATACGCGTTAAAGACCagcaaaacgttcgaaattgccttccttaccctatgtccccccccccccccatgaaccatggaccttgacgttggtggggggggcttgcgtgcctcagcgatacagatggccgtaccgtaggtgcaaccacaacggaggggtatctgttgagaggccagacaaacatgtggttcctgaagaggggcagcagccttttcagtagttgcaggggcaacagtctggatgattgactgatctggccttgtaacattaaccaaaacggccttgctgtgctggtactgcgaacggctgaaagcaaggggaaactacagccgtattttttcccgaggacatgcagctttactgtatgattaaatgatgatggcgtcctcttgggtaaaatattccggaggtaaaatagtcccccattcggatctccaggcggggactactcaggaggacgtcgttatcaggagaaagaaaactggcgttctacggatcggagcgtggaaagtcagatcccttaatcgggcaggtaggttagaaaatttaaaaagggaaatggataggtgaaagttagatatagtgggaattagtgaagttcggtggcaggaggaacaagacttttggtcaggtgaatacagggttataaatacaaaatcaaataggggtaatgcaggagtaggtttaataatgaataaaaaaataggagtccgggttagctactacaaacagcatagtgaacgcatcattgtggccaagatagacacgaagcccacgcccactacagtagtacaagtttttatgccaaccagctctgcagatgatgaagaaatagatgaaatgtatgacgagataaaagaaattattcaggtagtgaagggagacgaaaatttaatagtcatgggtgactggaattcgtcagtaggaaaagggagagaaggaaacatagtaggtgaatatggattggggggaagaaatgaaagaggaagccgccttgtagaattttgcacagagcataacttaatcataactaacacttagttcaagaatcatgatagaaggttgtatacctggaagaatcctggagatactaaaaggtatcagatagattatataatggtaagacagagatttagataccaggttttaaattgtaagacttttccaggggcagatatggattctgaccacaatcaattggttatgaactccagattgaaactgaagaaactgcaaaaaggtgggaatttaaggagatgggacctggataaactgaaagtaccagaggttgtagagagtttcagggagagcataagggaacaattgacaggaataggggaaagaaatacagtagaagaagaatgggtagctctgagggatgaagtattgaaggcagcagacgatcaagtaggtaaaaagacgagggctaatagaaatccttgggtaacagaagaaatattgaatttaattgatgaaaggagaaaatataaaaatgcagtaaatgaagcaggcaaaaaggaatacgtctcaaaaatgagatcgacaggaagtgcaaaatggctaagcagggatggctagaggacaaatgtaaggatgtagaggcttgtttcactaggggtaagatagatactgcctacaggaaaattaaagagacttttggagagaagagaaccacttgtatgaatatcaagagctcagatggcaacccagttctaagcaaagaagggaaggcagaaaggtggaaggagtatatggagggtttatacaagggcaatgtacttgaggacaatattatggaaatggaagaggatgtagatgaagacgaaatgggagatacgatactgcgtgaagagtttgacagagcactgaaagacctgagtcgaaacaaggccccggtagtagacaacattccattagaactactgatggccttgggagagccagtcctgacaaaactctaccatctggtgagcaagatgtatgagacaggcgaaataccctcagacttcaagaagaatataataattccaatcccaaagaaagcaggtgttgacagatgtgaaaattaccgaactatcagtttaataagtcacagctgcaaaatactaacacgaattctttacagacgaatggaaaaactagtagaagccaacctcggggaagatcagattggattccgtagaaacactggaacacgtgagtcaatactgaccttacgacttatcttagaagaaagattaaggaaaggcaaacctaggtttctagcatttgtagatttagagaaagcttttgacaatgttgactggaatactctctttcaaattctaaaggtggcaggggtaaaatacagggagcgaaaggctatttacaatttgtacagaaatcagatggcagttataagagtcaatggacatgaaagggaagcggcggttgggaatggagtaagacagggttgtagcctctccccgatgttattcaatctgtatattgagcaagcagtaaaggaaacaaaagaaaaattcggagtaggtattaaaattcatggagaagaaataaaaactttgaggttcgccgatgacattgtaattctgtcagagacagcaaaggacttggaagagctgttgaatggaatggacagtgtcttgaaaggaggatataagatgaacatcaacaaaagcaatacgaggataatggaatgtagtcaaattaaatcgggtgatgctgagggaattagattaggaaatgagacacttaaagtggtaaaggagttttgctatttagggagtaaaataactgatgatggtcgaagtagagaggatataaaatgtagactggcaatggcaaggaaatcgtttctgaagaagaaaaatttgttaacatcgagtgtagatttaagtgtcaggaagtcgtttctgaaagtatttgtatggagtgtagccatgtatggaagtgaaacatggacgataactagtttggacaagaagagaatagaagcttccgaaacgtggtgctacagaagaatgctgaagataaggtgggtagatcacgcaactaatgaggaggtattgaataggattggggagaagagaagtttgtggcacaacttgactagaagaagggatcggttggtaggacatgttttgaggcatcaaggaatcacaaatttagcattggagggcagcgtggagggtaaaaatcgtagagggagaccaagagatgaatacactaagcagattcagaaggatgtaggttgcagtaagtactgggagatgaagaagcttgcacaggatagagtagcatggagagctgcatcaaaccagtctcaggactgaagatcacaacaacaacaaccctatgTTATTCATGTTAAcactaatttttagtatttaaaacagctattgcttgcacacgatagaaataatgaacaagaagccaTCATAAACAACAGTCTGCGAATATTTTGggtagccgcgcaggattagccgagcggtctagggcgctgcagtcatggactgtgcggctgatcccggcggcggttcgagtcctccctcgggcataggtgtgtgtgtttgtccttaggataatttaggttaagtagtgtgtaagcttagggactgatgaccttagcagttaagtcccataagatttcacacacattttaacatctcAATATTTTGGGTTATTTAATATGACGGCAGGCCCCACCCAATCTGGCTTCAAAACAGCGTACAGCCTAAGTGTATAGTGCCataccccttcttttttttttaactccatCATATTACGTCTatctagatcagggcttaacaactggccggttttgagcgcgagtactcgcgtgtgctcaggcacatgctcgcgagcagctgcaaggtcgcgcagtagggagggaggggagggaggggaaatgcgcgcgcacgtttgaatagggccgcagcgtacctattgaattcgcgccgactgtgtaacgtttaaagtactacgatcagctcttaacagtcacttcgctggttaagaatcatgtgaagtcgccgttgtgtaaccccaaccatactttcgcagttcaacccccattgggaggaattgtatctgtttactgaaaaagatggtgttgcaaaatgtttactatgtcacaaaacgctgaattcttttacgaaatttaatttgcagcgacattatatgtcgtaccacgcgaaagactacggacgtgggaaaagtgattgaccagatcgtgcacaggaagttactaaacttaaaaggaagctatccgaagaagatctggacgacgaagaaaaatcaactgaggcagctctcagagtgggttacaaaattgctttgcttttagcaaaatccctgcgccccttaactgattgcgatttaataaagtttggaatgtaggagacgagatgctggcagaagtaaagctgtgaggaccgggcgtgagtcgtgcttcggtagctcagatggtagagcacttgcccgcggaaggcaaaggtcccgagttcgagtctcggtcgggcacacagttttaatctgccaggaagtttcatatcagcgcacactccgctgcagagtgaaaatctcattctggaaacatcccccaggctgtggctaagccatgtctccgcagtatcctttctttcaggagagctagttctgcaaggtcgtaggagagcttctgtatagtttggaatgtaggagacgagatactggcagaagtaaagctgtgaggaccgggcgtgagtcgtacttcggtagctctgatggtagagcacttgcccgtgaaaggcaaaggtcccgagttcgagtctcggtcgggcacacagttttaatctgccaggcagtttaataaacgaatgtttggtagttacagcggaacatttgtgtccatctcaagttgaacagtttcggattgtgccattatctaacatgaccattatgcgtcgcatacaggacatggcagacgacgtccagagccagcttgctaatatgtgtaaagattttatggcgtattctctagctctggacgaaagtgttcatatcactggaacagcgcagcttgccctatgtattagaggtgttaatagagatcttcaggtgagggaggagctcctcgatgtagtagccatgaagaacactacaaccagatGTGATAttgtaagtagtgttgaagaaagtgttgaaaatataggattgtcgtggaattcattagtttcagtgtctacagatggtagaggcatacactaagctagtaaaattatgtggcacgtgtaaattctccttcattgtttcatttgtcgcagtaataattcgtgagtgatatccctacaggtggccgcggatttacattgactggcggcagctgttttgtgcctcacatgactctccccactcaccgctctggtccagtagtgggggtagcgtgctcgcgctgctccgtgctcgcgccttgctgctcacagcttgctccgcgagcgcgtatgttgtgaagccctgatctagatAGATATAAACTGTTAAATTCAGTTTGAGGAAAAgagataaaaactgaaaaatatagTATGGATATAACTGATGGTAATTTCATATTACGAAAAGAAGTAGAGAGAATAGAAATATAGAAAAATATGTGTTTGCAACTGTTAAATAGCAGAGAGGAGACGGAAATTATAATATCGCTGATCTGGCTGTTTATTTGATCTTTCCTTGAATTTGGCGTACAGTAAAGCAACAGAAGGAAGGTCTTCAGTTACTTCGGCTATTTCGAATAACTGTAAGTAAAATAGAGGTTTCAATCGTTAGATATTTAACATTTTTGCCGTAGAGAGACGAGAGCTAGATCCTTTCGGGAGTGTTAGTAAAAGTTGTTTATACCATCCGTGCAAGTCAGCGATATTGTTACGGCCGAGCTGCGCACTGTTACGTGTTGTATAATTAACCATAAAGAATACATATTAATTATTATTGTGACATTGTGCATATTccataattaaattttcactccgcagcggagtgtgcgctgatatggaacttcctggcagattaaaactgttttaaactgctaggaagtttcgtatcagcacacactccgctgcatagtgaaaatttcattctggaaacattctccaggttgtggcaaagccatgtctccgcaatatcctttcttccaggggtgccagttctgcaaggtatgcaggagagcttctgtgaagtttggaaggtaggaggcgaggtactggcggaattcaagctgtgaggacgggtcgtgtgttgtgcttgggtagctcagatggtagagcacttgcccgagaaaggcgaatgtctcggtctggcacacagttttaatcttccagaaagtttcattttgCATACTATCATTTACTCATAAGAAGCAAAAGGGATGTACGTTACAGTGATTTGAAATCTGGACTAATCACTAACAAAAGTTCTTAGCGAGTTACTCATTTAAAGCAATACTAGTCTATATAAGGAGGTAAGAGGACGTGCTAAAAACTAATGCTCCATATTTTTTATGTGAGGGCTCTTACAGCTTcttaaagaaaacaaactttattattacTCTACATATTCATTCTTCTGcctatatatttatttcttgacAGTTACaccggcgacgaacacatttctgctaacgagagaccagtttgttgataccatcactgaagaatgtttaactttgttgacggaaccacaaccttacctctgcttgcaacacttcacactgtcaaagtgaagtgttCTAAGTTGTTCGTCACGTGttagaaacaaataaaaatgctGTCTACGTATGTTGTAATTGTCTGTGTGAATAATTGTACGCTGCAATTTTACTTTGGTGCTTACGTCTAGTTTAGTTTGTGTCCATATTGCAGCACAATAACTGTCACTAATTCGTAGTGATTATGTGACTGCAGTAATTATAAACGTATATAATAGGTTTTGGCACGTATTTGACAGTTCGTTTACTATAAAGGACGAATTGGCATTTATTTGGCAGTTCGTTTACTGAGATTATGTTTCTCGAAGTAAAGCAGTGATAATCTTGTATTTCACTGAATGTATTTTGCTGTGGACTATATCTTTGATCTGAGTAGGTGTTGTAGTCCAATTTACTATCCCGTTTCGTATTTCGATATGTTAATAAAGTTTTCCGAATAATATTAAAGTTTAAAGTCTCTGTGTTCGTTTAGTATTTCATGTAGATGGTTTCTCGTATGTGTGTATATCTCAGTTCTTCAAGTATGTGCTCTCCACTGGACTcatgaatgcccacgtgaatgttccccagagcataatcgaGCCGCAGcctgcttgtctccgtcctgcagtaccgGTGTCAAGGAGCTTTTCCCTTGGAAGACGACGCATTCCCGCcatcccatcggcgtgatgaagaaggtacaggaattcatcagaccatgcaacgctctgccactgcgccaacgtccagtggcgatggtcacttgcccatttcagtcatagttgccgatgttgtgttgTTAACATCGGCACATGGACGGGTCGTCTgctacggaggcccatcgttaagagtgttcggtgcactgtgcgttcagatacacctgtactctgcccagcattaaagtctgatgatagttctgccacagttcgtcaCCTGTCCTGCTTTTCCACTCTACCCAGTTTACGACGTGCGACGCCTGTAataaggggtggccgcccaaccttaCGACGTCTGCacctggtttcactttggtttcgccacgtgttgaagacgctcaccacagcgctcctcgaacacccgacaagtcgtgcagttcccgtaacgctcgtgccgagtctccgtgccatcacaacctgccctcggtcaaagtcTGATGGATCGctcgccttctccattctacacacacacagcacgctcattgatactacatgcactgtgcctgtgtc
This portion of the Schistocerca nitens isolate TAMUIC-IGC-003100 chromosome 7, iqSchNite1.1, whole genome shotgun sequence genome encodes:
- the LOC126195381 gene encoding uncharacterized protein LOC126195381, whose amino-acid sequence is MALYFLEQDIDEFRECFYLFAQSGQIRTLDELTTIMTSLNMSPTIHEHKKYMKEKGAKMSFAEFLEVMHTHSRTEILPDEVLAAFQADDPGKKGVLPARQLKHMLLNWCERISGKEVEQIFREASTRTL